Proteins from one Procambarus clarkii isolate CNS0578487 chromosome 72, FALCON_Pclarkii_2.0, whole genome shotgun sequence genomic window:
- the LOC138356465 gene encoding prestalk protein-like, with the protein MVSCEDNVYCTSSMVSCEDNVNCTSSMVSCEDNIYCTSGLVSCEDNVYCTSSMVSCEDNVYCTSSWVSCGDNIYCTSGWVSCGDNVYCTSSWVSCGDNVYCTSNMVSCEDNVNCTSGWVSCGDNVYCTSSWVSCGDNVYCTSNMVSCEDNVDCTSGWVSCGDNVYCTSGWVSCGDNVYCTSGWVSCEDNVYCTSG; encoded by the coding sequence ATGGTGTCCTGTGAAGACAACGTCTACTGTACCTCCAGCATGGTGTCCTGTGAAGACAACGTCAACTGTACCTCCAGCATGGTGTCCTGTGAAGACAACATCTACTGTACCTCCGGCTTGGTGTCCTGTGAAGACAACGTCTACTGTACCTCCAGCATGGTGTCCTGTGAAGACAACGTCTACTGTACCTCCAGCTGGGTGTCCTGTGGAGACAACATCTACTGTACCTCCGGCTGGGTGTCCTGTGGAGACAACGTCTACTGTACCTCCAGCTGGGTGTCCTGTGGAGACAACGTCTACTGTACCTCCAACATGGTGTCCTGTGAAGACAACGTCAACTGTACCTCCGGCTGGGTGTCCTGTGGAGACAACGTCTACTGTACCTCCAGCTGGGTGTCCTGTGGAGACAACGTCTACTGTACCTCCAACATGGTGTCCTGTGAAGACAACGTCGACTGTACCTCCGGCTGGGTGTCCTGTGGAGACAACGTCTACTGTACCTCCGGCTGGGTGTCCTGTGGAGACAACGTCTACTGTACCTCCGGCTGGGTGTCCTGTGAAGACAACGTCTACTGTACCTCCGGCTAG
- the LOC123763817 gene encoding uncharacterized protein, translated as MLEVQLTLSSQDTHPEDCGVCWDTYDEAERRPRTLPCGHTFCSLCLERAITYGTLKCPNCCVKFRAAAATQFPVSYCVEALVKKLIGTQLTSGPPTPCQASPGGISRKLWSLMQEEKISINRLIARCEETLCQLGEYRGQLGDWKKQNMSAMRLLDQEDASVAEMTTRGQEEKTHLHATLGSLDTPTTAHWVITAIARTEQVNQQAEDWLQTCQDVFPDFNTVRAAVKVQETIREALEMMTTETGVITAVPVHLGDTDSTIMEKVEKITGGISQLTVEDLRRMRAPVRRLVETGLVLAVQEDQDGRRSARITLQDGQLCLHPLLPQPPPTHAHTLKYEDVVEASSSTLAFLDLKWAGSTRGRVTIQLTLDTGLARQFMLLCTGELGHSYTGTKLLWVWNKGQPEEWVVGGDYESNDGEGGASLLPDLKAEYESSGAAGAVFSRWGLWPARSSQFVIITRDCAVGGPLWPCVFGEVVSGLEVVRAAANHSEVTEVTVANCGVVLTL; from the exons ATGCTGGAGGTACAGTTGACGTTGTCTTCACAGGACACCCACCCTGAGGACTGTGGTGTGTGCTGGGACACCTACGACGAGGCAGAGAGGCGGCCACGGACGCTGCCCTGCGGCCACACCTTCTGCTCTCTGTGTCTCGAACGCGCGATCACCTACGGAACACTCAAGTGCCCCAACTGCTGTGTCAAGTTCCGCGCCGCAGCTGCGACACAGTTTCCTGTCAGCTACTGTGTTGAGGCTCTTGTCAAGAAGCTGATTGGTACTCAGCTTACTTCAGGGCCTCCAACACCCTGTCAAGCTTCCCCAGGAGGCATCAGCAGGAAGCTGTGGTCGTTGATGCAGGAGGAGAAGATCAGCATCAACAGACTCATTGCAAGGTGTGAGGAGACACTGTGCCAGCTGGGAGAGTACCGGGGCCAGCTGGGagactggaaga agcagaacatGTCAGCCATGAGGCTCCTGGACCAGGAGGACGCCAGTGTGGCGGAGATGACCACACGAGGACAGGAAGAAAAGACGCACCTGCACGCCACATTGGGGAGCCTCGACACACCCACAACAGCTCACTGGGTCATCACTGCCATAGCCAGGACCGAGCAGGTCAACCAGCAGGCAGAAGACTGGCTTCAGACCTGTCAAGATGTCTTCCCTGATTTCAACACTGTCCGCGCCGCAGTCaag gtgcaggagaccatcagggaggccttggagatgatgaccacagagacaggtgtcaTTACAGCTGTTCCCGTCCACCTGGGAGACACAGACTCCACCATCATGGAGAAAGTCGAAAAGATTACTGGAGGAATCTCCCAGTTAACA gttgaggacctccgcaggatgagggcGCCCGTCAGGAGGCTGGTAGAGACGGGACtggtgttggccgtccaggaagaccaagatggccgccgctctgCCAGGATAACATTACAAGATGGTcagctctgcctccacccactcctgcctcagcctccacccacacacgcccacactctCAAG tatGAGGACGTTGTGGAGGCCTCGTCCtccaccctggcgttccttgacctcaagtgggcggggtcaacacgagggcgggtcaccatccagCTGACCCTTGACACTGGGCTGGCTAGACAGTTCATGCTGTTATGTACCGGCGAATTGGGTCACAGCTACACAGGCACTAAACTACTGTGGGTGTGGAACAAGGGGCAGCCAGaggagtgggtggtgggcggagactacgagagcaATGATGGCGAGGGCGGAGCCTCACTGCTGCCTGATCTGAAGGCGGAGTACGAGTCCTCAGGCGCCGCGGGGGCTGTCTTCTCCCGCTGGGGGCTGTGGCCTGCCCGCAGCTCCCAGTTCGTcatcatcaccagggactgtgctGTGGGAGGGCCACTGTGGCCCTGTGTCTTCGGGGaggtggtgagcggcctggagGTGGTGAGGGCAGCTGCCAACCACAGTGAGGTCACGGAGGTCACTGTGGCgaactgtggtgtggtgttgacactATAG